In Exiguobacterium sp. BMC-KP, one DNA window encodes the following:
- a CDS encoding cysteine hydrolase family protein, giving the protein MDTALIIVDIQKDYFANGKMELVNPDRAAKNAAKILDWFRKNNKENIFHVQHVASSPDMGFFLPDTEGVEIHELVQPLENETLVIKQFANSFLQTELGEQLAKKQITKLVVVGMMTHMCIDATVRAAVDLGYETTLIEDACATKDLSYDGKVVSAEQVHYSFVGALHGMYADVMSTEHFLQTQLKING; this is encoded by the coding sequence ATGGATACAGCTTTAATTATTGTAGATATTCAAAAAGATTACTTTGCAAATGGAAAAATGGAGCTTGTTAATCCCGATCGAGCAGCAAAGAATGCCGCTAAAATCCTGGATTGGTTTAGAAAAAATAATAAGGAAAACATTTTCCACGTTCAACATGTAGCCAGTAGTCCGGACATGGGATTCTTTCTTCCAGATACGGAAGGCGTTGAAATCCACGAGCTCGTCCAACCGTTAGAAAATGAAACGCTCGTTATCAAGCAGTTCGCGAATAGTTTCCTTCAAACAGAATTAGGAGAGCAGTTAGCGAAGAAGCAAATCACTAAGTTAGTCGTGGTCGGTATGATGACACATATGTGTATTGATGCGACTGTTCGTGCGGCAGTTGATTTAGGCTATGAAACAACATTGATTGAGGATGCTTGCGCGACTAAAGATCTATCATATGATGGCAAGGTCGTTTCAGCTGAACAGGTTCACTATTCGTTCGTCGGCGCTTTACATGGCATGTATGCGGATGTGATGTCAACTGAACACTTTTTACAAACCCAACTGAAAATTAATGGATGA
- a CDS encoding Lrp/AsnC family transcriptional regulator produces the protein MELNNIDYQILQILSENSRIQWKDIGKQIHMTGQAVGNRIKKLEDQGIIQSYSLIIDELKLGFSYTAFVIIYMKTSNHGQFIRFLNGCPEVVEAHRVSGEGCYHLKIKVTSQEQLNVLLNSILEHGNYTLYLSINEIKRRFSPLDHV, from the coding sequence ATGGAACTCAATAATATCGACTATCAAATCCTTCAGATTCTATCAGAAAATTCAAGGATTCAATGGAAGGACATTGGAAAACAAATTCATATGACGGGTCAGGCGGTTGGCAACCGGATTAAAAAGCTGGAGGATCAAGGTATTATTCAATCCTATTCTTTGATCATTGATGAACTTAAGTTAGGCTTTTCTTACACAGCTTTCGTCATCATTTATATGAAAACATCTAATCATGGACAGTTCATTCGTTTTTTGAACGGATGTCCAGAAGTGGTGGAAGCGCATCGTGTATCCGGTGAGGGTTGCTATCACTTAAAAATAAAAGTTACTTCGCAAGAACAATTGAATGTATTGTTAAATTCCATTCTTGAGCATGGCAATTACACGCTTTACCTCTCGATAAATGAAATTAAGCGACGTTTCTCCCCGCTTGATCATGTCTAA
- a CDS encoding winged helix-turn-helix transcriptional regulator, translating into MKTSKGNVADNQETFFGYTLSLINGKWKLLIIYYLSNNEPVRYNELQRMIGTITYRTLSSALKEMERDGLIHRQEYPQIPPKVEYSLTERGRTLWPIIQEMCRWGELNQNS; encoded by the coding sequence ATGAAAACTTCAAAAGGGAATGTAGCTGATAATCAAGAAACATTTTTCGGGTATACGCTTTCTCTCATCAACGGGAAATGGAAATTGTTGATTATCTATTACCTGTCAAATAACGAGCCAGTTCGTTACAACGAACTACAACGTATGATTGGTACCATCACGTATCGTACATTAAGCTCTGCTTTAAAAGAGATGGAGCGAGATGGATTGATTCATCGTCAAGAGTACCCACAAATTCCTCCAAAGGTGGAGTACAGTCTGACAGAGAGAGGCCGAACACTTTGGCCAATCATCCAAGAAATGTGCAGGTGGGGCGAATTGAATCAGAACAGTTAA
- a CDS encoding MBL fold metallo-hydrolase has translation MVVQQIRNATVTVEYKGQKFLVDPMFSKKGEFDSFGPATRDDRNPIVDLPFSVDKIMDDVDAVIVTHTHEDHFDQAAKEQLPKDIKMFMQDKKDADMARKAGFTNIEVMKEGKATTFKGVKLTEVDGRHGYGEMAKKMGNVMGVIFQHPKEKTLYVAGDTVWYSEVKKNIDTYKPEIFILNGGQNQFLEGGPLIMGKEDVYKVYKAAPKAKILVSHMEAVNHWGLSRKELKTFIKGKDITSNVLVPDDGETTSF, from the coding sequence GTGGTGGTCCAACAAATTCGAAATGCGACCGTGACAGTAGAGTACAAAGGACAAAAATTCTTGGTAGATCCCATGTTTTCTAAAAAGGGCGAATTTGATTCGTTCGGTCCCGCTACAAGGGATGATCGGAATCCAATAGTCGACCTTCCATTCTCTGTCGATAAGATTATGGATGACGTAGACGCTGTCATCGTTACCCACACGCATGAGGATCACTTTGATCAGGCAGCAAAAGAACAACTTCCAAAAGACATCAAAATGTTCATGCAAGATAAAAAAGATGCAGATATGGCACGAAAAGCAGGCTTTACAAATATCGAAGTCATGAAAGAAGGCAAAGCGACGACCTTTAAAGGCGTCAAACTGACGGAAGTAGATGGTCGTCATGGCTACGGAGAGATGGCAAAGAAAATGGGAAATGTCATGGGCGTTATCTTTCAGCATCCAAAAGAAAAAACTTTATATGTAGCAGGTGATACCGTTTGGTATTCGGAAGTGAAAAAAAATATCGATACGTATAAACCAGAGATTTTTATTTTGAACGGAGGACAGAATCAATTCCTAGAAGGTGGTCCATTGATCATGGGAAAAGAAGATGTCTATAAGGTGTACAAAGCCGCTCCAAAAGCCAAAATCCTAGTCAGTCATATGGAAGCCGTAAACCACTGGGGACTCTCGAGAAAAGAATTGAAGACATTCATTAAAGGTAAAGACATCACATCCAATGTCCTTGTTCCGGATGATGGGGAAACAACTTCATTTTGA
- a CDS encoding LLM class flavin-dependent oxidoreductase, whose translation MKKFDLSVLSIAPLRQGETMKKGIDTVVALAKAVDTMGYKRIWIAEHHNHDAYASAATVSIVQHLLANTKRIRVGSGGVMLPNHSPLVVAEQFGTLETLFPERVDLALGRAPGTDQQTADVIRRSNHKGVFFFEKEVQEILRYVGTEEEQGDVRAYPGLGTHVPVFILGSSTGSAEIAARLGLPYAFGAQFSPETMEEALNIYRQSFRPSKHLKEPYVLAAINIIAADSMEEASLIASSHLQVYIDIYTNNLSQLIPPKKDFLESLSQYELEILHYKLGYTIMGDAETVRREVIEFQEKYEVDEIIALSNIYDSKKEIQSYNIFKQVSDSLNNEIK comes from the coding sequence ATGAAAAAATTCGATCTATCCGTTTTATCGATTGCTCCGTTAAGACAAGGAGAAACAATGAAAAAAGGAATAGATACTGTAGTTGCACTGGCTAAAGCTGTTGATACGATGGGATACAAACGTATTTGGATTGCAGAACATCACAATCATGATGCCTATGCCAGTGCTGCAACTGTATCGATCGTACAGCATTTGTTAGCGAATACAAAACGTATTCGTGTAGGTTCCGGTGGCGTCATGTTACCGAACCATTCTCCTTTAGTCGTCGCAGAGCAATTCGGAACACTGGAAACACTATTTCCTGAACGTGTCGATTTAGCATTGGGACGTGCTCCAGGAACTGATCAACAAACGGCAGATGTGATTCGACGTTCTAATCATAAAGGAGTCTTTTTCTTTGAGAAAGAAGTTCAAGAGATTTTACGGTATGTAGGAACAGAAGAGGAACAAGGCGATGTCCGGGCATACCCTGGGCTTGGTACACATGTGCCAGTCTTCATTCTAGGATCGTCTACTGGATCCGCTGAAATTGCAGCCCGACTAGGATTGCCTTATGCTTTCGGTGCACAATTTTCTCCAGAAACGATGGAAGAAGCGCTTAACATCTATCGTCAAAGTTTCAGACCTTCGAAACATCTAAAAGAGCCTTATGTATTGGCTGCCATCAATATCATTGCTGCTGATTCAATGGAAGAAGCCTCTTTGATTGCCTCCAGCCACTTGCAGGTGTATATCGATATTTATACCAATAATCTCAGCCAACTCATCCCACCAAAGAAGGATTTCCTTGAATCCTTATCTCAGTATGAGCTAGAAATCCTGCATTATAAGTTAGGGTATACGATCATGGGAGATGCAGAGACGGTTCGTCGAGAAGTTATCGAGTTTCAAGAGAAGTATGAGGTAGACGAAATCATTGCCTTATCAAACATCTATGACAGTAAAAAAGAAATACAATCATACAACATCTTTAAACAAGTAAGCGATTCCTTAAACAACGAAATAAAATAA
- a CDS encoding TIR domain-containing protein, which translates to MIFELGFFYGKLGRSNVCCLLKQSVEKSSDLDGIAYIPFTESIDEIEYDTLKELRESNLKVKI; encoded by the coding sequence GTGATATTTGAACTTGGATTTTTTTATGGAAAATTAGGTCGGTCAAATGTATGTTGCTTATTAAAACAGTCCGTTGAAAAATCAAGTGATCTTGATGGAATTGCATATATTCCTTTTACAGAGTCTATTGATGAAATAGAGTATGACACCCTTAAAGAACTAAGAGAATCTAATCTAAAAGTAAAAATTTGA
- a CDS encoding LLM class flavin-dependent oxidoreductase, which translates to MTNRNQLNIGVLLYGCGHHQAAWLIPDSAIKEIGESRYYQRLAQIAEAGRLDAVFFADNQSFPANNATDLPAFWLDPLINLTAISQVTDHIGLVSTISSTFSNPYTAARQLLSLDHVTKGRVGWNLVTSMTDWEALNHGMDALPPREERYNKANEFAALMEKLFLSWDQAAFLANRSDNQLIDPERIQVIDHSEAYFSVKGPLSTPRSPQGKPVAMQAGASEEGIALAAKHADAVYSVSWNFRQAHAFREKLHKKITQTESPDRKIKIYPGLVTYVGKTREEALAKKAELDEKLPVENALKQLSFFLQQDCSTWDLEAKIPTLPSIEEFSGPIGRYRTILEIIDDTNPTLKELLGYLAAGGGHLTLIGTPEEIVDQLEFWFNEGVADGFNLMPPSLPSSLEDFVDMIIPELQKRGLFKDTYTGNTLREHLGVTKVE; encoded by the coding sequence ATGACGAATAGAAATCAGTTAAATATTGGTGTTTTGTTATATGGATGTGGTCATCACCAAGCCGCATGGTTAATACCTGATTCCGCGATTAAAGAGATCGGAGAGAGTCGCTATTATCAGCGTTTGGCTCAAATAGCGGAAGCTGGACGTTTGGATGCAGTATTTTTTGCGGACAATCAATCCTTTCCGGCTAATAATGCAACTGATTTACCTGCCTTTTGGTTGGATCCTTTAATTAATCTAACGGCTATTTCTCAAGTGACGGATCATATCGGATTAGTTTCTACGATATCGAGCACGTTCTCCAATCCGTATACAGCAGCAAGGCAACTTCTAAGCCTAGATCACGTGACGAAGGGGAGGGTAGGCTGGAACTTAGTGACCTCGATGACGGATTGGGAAGCGTTAAACCACGGGATGGATGCACTTCCACCGAGGGAGGAACGGTATAATAAGGCGAACGAATTCGCAGCATTGATGGAGAAGCTATTTTTATCTTGGGATCAAGCGGCTTTTCTTGCGAATCGATCAGATAACCAATTGATTGATCCTGAACGTATACAAGTTATCGATCATTCTGAAGCCTATTTCAGCGTAAAAGGTCCTTTGTCTACGCCGCGTAGTCCCCAAGGAAAGCCAGTAGCGATGCAAGCGGGGGCTTCTGAAGAAGGGATTGCCCTTGCAGCCAAACATGCGGATGCCGTATATTCTGTGTCATGGAATTTTAGACAAGCCCATGCTTTTCGTGAAAAACTCCATAAGAAAATTACACAAACTGAATCACCAGATCGAAAGATTAAGATATACCCAGGCTTAGTAACGTATGTTGGTAAAACAAGAGAAGAGGCACTAGCCAAAAAAGCCGAACTAGATGAAAAATTACCGGTTGAAAATGCTTTGAAACAATTGAGTTTCTTTTTGCAGCAAGATTGCTCCACATGGGATCTCGAAGCAAAGATTCCGACCTTACCATCGATCGAGGAATTTTCCGGACCCATCGGACGCTACCGAACGATTCTAGAGATTATCGATGATACAAATCCGACGCTCAAAGAACTATTAGGCTATTTAGCAGCAGGAGGAGGACACCTGACATTGATTGGTACTCCGGAAGAAATTGTGGATCAGTTGGAATTTTGGTTTAACGAGGGAGTAGCAGATGGCTTCAACTTGATGCCGCCGTCACTACCGTCAAGTTTAGAAGATTTTGTAGACATGATCATTCCTGAATTACAAAAAAGAGGATTGTTTAAAGACACCTATACAGGAAATACACTTCGAGAACATCTAGGTGTAACGAAAGTAGAGTAA